Proteins encoded within one genomic window of Mauremys mutica isolate MM-2020 ecotype Southern chromosome 11, ASM2049712v1, whole genome shotgun sequence:
- the CCZ1 gene encoding vacuolar fusion protein CCZ1 homolog: MAAAAGGAGQEKQLAPALLSFFIYNPKLGPREGEEEKKILFYHPNEVEKNEKIRNVGLCEAIVQFTRTFSPSKPAKSLHTQKNRQFFNEPEENFWMVMVVRNPVIEKYHKDGKPVIEYQEEELLDKVYSSVVQQCYSMYKLFNGTFLKAIEDGGVRVLKERLEKFFHRYLQTLHLQSCDLMDVFCGISFFPLDKMTYLKIQSFINRMEESLNIVKYTAFLYNDQLIWSGLEQDDMRILYKYLTTSLFPRHIEPELAGRDSPIRAEMPGNLQHYGRFLTGPLNVNDPEAKCRFPKIFVNTDGTYEELHLIVYKAMSAAVCFMIDASMQPTLDFCRKLDSIVGPQLTVLASDICEQYNINKRISGSEKEPQFKFIYFNHMNLAEKSTIHMRKTPSVSLTSVHPDLMKILGDINSDFTRVDEDEEIIVKAMSDYWVVGKKSDQRELYVILNQKNANLIEVNEEVKKLCATQFNNIFFLD; this comes from the exons atggcggcggcggcggggggagccgggcaggAGAAGCAGCTCGCTCCGGCCCTGCTTAGCTTCTTCATCTACAACCCCAAGCTGGGGCCCAGAGAGGGAGAG GAGGAAAAGAAGATTCTCTTTTATCACCCAAATGAAGtagaaaagaatgaaaaaattagAAATGTTGGATTATGTGAAGCTATAGTACAGTTCACAAG GACCTTTAGTCCATCAAAACCCGCAAAATCTTTGCATACTCAGAAGAATAGACAGTTCTTCAATGAACCTGAAGAAAATTTCTGGATGGTCATG GTAGTACGGAATCCTGTAATAGAAAAATACCACAAAGATGGAAAACCAGTCATTGAGTATCAAGAAGAAGAGTTACTG GACAAGGTTTACAGTTCAGTCGTACAGCAGTGCTATAGCATGTACAAG CTTTTTAATGGAACATTCCTTAAAGCCATAGAAGATGGAGGTGTAAGGGTTCTAAAAGAGCGATTAGAGAAATTCTTCCATCGG TACTTGCAAACACTGCATTTACAGTCATGTGACCTGATGGATGTTTTTTGTGGAATCAGCTTCTTTCCATTGGATAAAATGACTTATTTGAAAATCCAATCATTTATTAATAGGATGGAGGAAAGCCTGAACATAGTCAAATATACTGCCTTTCTCTACAATGATCAGCTCATCTG GAGTGGATTAGAACAAGATGATATGAGAATTTTATACAAATATCTCACAACATCCCTCTTTCCAAGGCATATAGAGCCAGAG TTAGCAGGAAGAGATTCCCCAATACGTGCAGAAATGCCAGGAAATCTACAACACTACGGAAG GTTTCTTACTGGACCTTTAAATGTTAATGATCCAGAAGCAAAATGCAGATTCCCCAAAATATTTGTAAACACAGATGGCACTTATGAAGAACTTCATTTAATTGTTTATAAG GCCATGAGTGCAGCTGTCTGTTTTATGATTGATG CCTCAATGCAACCTACACTGGATTTTTGCCGTAAACTGGACAGCATTGTTGGGCCTCAACTCACAGTATTAGCATCAGACATATGTGAACAATACAACATCAACAAAAGGATATCAGG GTCTGAGAAGGAACCTCAGTTTAAGTTTATCTATTTCAATCATATGAACTTGGCAGAGAAAAGTACAATTCACATGAGGAAAACACCCAGTGTATCACTCACGTCTGTTCACCCTGACCTCATGAAGATTCTAGGTGATATCAACAGTGATTTTACTAG AGTTGATGAGGATGAAGAAATCATTGTGAAGGCAATGAGTGACTACTGGGTGGTTGGGAAAAAGTCTGATCAACGGGAACTGTAT